The Bradyrhizobium sp. WBAH42 genome includes a window with the following:
- the rpoH gene encoding RNA polymerase sigma factor RpoH, with protein sequence MLVASLPALHGESGLSRYLKEIHRFPLLEASEEADYARRLRDGGDRDAAYRLVTSHLRLAAKIALQYRRYGLAIADLISEANVGLMLAVKRFDPEKGFRLATYASWWIKASVQEYILRSWSLVKLGTTAAQKKLFFNLRKLKNKLGVAEDGELRTDQLTSIAQHLDVREADVAEMNGRLRGDISLNTPISVETEGDQWQDRLVDPSPDPESLLLDAADRERTKAALADALAALTPRERSIVEARYLGEPQQTLDALAGKFGISRERVRQIEQRALQRIKAKMLARLDEARLATSR encoded by the coding sequence ATGTTGGTTGCCTCACTTCCTGCCCTTCACGGGGAAAGCGGGCTATCCCGCTATCTCAAGGAGATCCATCGTTTTCCGCTGCTCGAGGCATCGGAGGAAGCCGACTATGCGAGGCGATTGCGCGATGGCGGCGATCGTGACGCCGCCTATCGGCTGGTGACGAGCCATTTGCGGCTCGCGGCGAAGATCGCGCTGCAATATCGCCGCTATGGCCTCGCCATCGCCGACCTCATCTCGGAGGCCAATGTCGGGCTGATGCTGGCCGTCAAGCGGTTCGATCCCGAGAAAGGCTTCCGGCTCGCGACCTATGCCTCCTGGTGGATCAAGGCCTCGGTTCAGGAATACATCCTGCGATCATGGTCGCTCGTCAAGCTGGGCACCACTGCTGCGCAGAAGAAGCTGTTCTTCAACCTGCGCAAGCTGAAGAACAAGCTTGGCGTCGCGGAGGATGGCGAGCTCCGGACGGATCAGCTGACATCTATCGCCCAACATCTCGACGTGAGGGAAGCCGACGTCGCCGAGATGAACGGCCGGCTGCGCGGCGACATCTCACTCAACACGCCGATCAGCGTCGAGACGGAAGGCGACCAATGGCAGGACCGGCTGGTGGATCCCTCTCCCGATCCGGAGAGTCTTCTGCTGGACGCGGCCGACCGTGAACGCACCAAGGCTGCCCTCGCCGATGCACTCGCTGCGCTGACACCGCGGGAGCGCAGCATCGTCGAGGCGCGATATCTCGGCGAGCCGCAGCAGACGCTGGATGCGCTCGCCGGCAAATTCGGCATCTCGCGCGAGCGCGTCCGGCAGATCGAGCAGCGCGCGTTGCAGCGGATCAAGGCGAAGATGCTCGCGCGCCTCGATGAGGCGCGCCTTGCGACGTCGCGTTAG
- the ftsH gene encoding ATP-dependent zinc metalloprotease FtsH: MNKNARFNLGYAIAAIFAVFLIQYLISAANQIAVIPYSEYQQLLRQGKVETVGISDRTLQGTLKEPLPGGQKQFVTTRVDQEVAQELEKHNVRFTGQIESTFLRDLLSWVMPVLLFFGIWWYIGRRMAEGGGIGGGLMAIGKSKAKVYVESDTGVTFTDVAGVDEAKDELREIVDFLKNPTDYGRLGGRMPKGVLLVGPPGTGKTLLAKAVAGEARVPFFSISGSEFVEMFVGVGAARVRDLFQQAHDKAPAIIFIDELDALGRARGIGPFAGGHDEKEQTLNQLLVELDGFDSRSGLVILAATNRPEILDPALLRAGRFDRQVLVDRPDKKGRIEILKVHMKKVRLAENVDADAVAALTPGFTGADLANLVNEAALLATRRAAEAVTMSDFTNAVERMVAGLEKRNRLLNAREREIVAYHEMGHALVALSLPGTDPVHKVSIIPRGVGALGYTIQRPIEDRFLMTKEELENKMAVLLGGRAAELIVFGHLSTGAADDLRRVTDIARSMVTRYGMSERLGSVAYERDPGNFLAGPDRPYPTRERDYAEETAAAVDHEVKTIVDQVFQRTQGILTTRRPILDRAAKKLLEKETLEQSDIDALIREMPKEGLRAI, encoded by the coding sequence ATGAACAAGAATGCCCGTTTCAATCTCGGATACGCCATCGCGGCGATCTTTGCGGTCTTCCTGATTCAGTATCTGATCTCGGCGGCGAACCAGATCGCCGTGATCCCCTACAGCGAATATCAGCAATTGCTGCGCCAGGGGAAAGTCGAGACGGTCGGCATCTCCGATCGGACCTTGCAGGGCACGTTGAAAGAGCCGCTGCCCGGCGGCCAGAAGCAATTCGTCACCACGCGCGTCGACCAGGAGGTCGCCCAGGAGCTCGAGAAGCACAACGTCCGCTTCACCGGGCAGATCGAGAGCACGTTTCTGCGCGACCTGTTGTCGTGGGTCATGCCGGTGCTGCTGTTCTTCGGCATCTGGTGGTACATCGGCCGCCGCATGGCCGAGGGCGGCGGGATCGGCGGCGGGCTGATGGCGATCGGCAAGAGCAAGGCCAAGGTCTACGTCGAATCCGACACCGGCGTCACTTTTACCGACGTCGCCGGTGTGGACGAGGCCAAGGACGAGCTTCGCGAGATCGTCGATTTCCTGAAGAATCCGACCGACTATGGCCGGCTCGGCGGCCGTATGCCGAAAGGCGTGCTGCTGGTGGGGCCGCCGGGCACAGGCAAGACCTTGCTGGCCAAGGCGGTGGCCGGCGAGGCCAGGGTGCCGTTCTTCTCGATCTCCGGCTCGGAGTTCGTCGAGATGTTCGTCGGTGTCGGCGCGGCGCGGGTGCGGGATCTGTTTCAGCAGGCGCACGACAAGGCGCCGGCCATCATCTTCATCGACGAGCTCGATGCGCTGGGCCGCGCCCGTGGCATAGGCCCGTTCGCCGGCGGCCATGACGAGAAGGAGCAGACGCTCAACCAGCTGCTGGTCGAGCTCGACGGCTTCGATTCGCGCTCGGGGCTCGTCATCCTCGCCGCCACCAACCGCCCCGAGATTCTCGATCCCGCCCTGCTCCGCGCCGGCCGCTTCGACCGGCAGGTGCTGGTCGACCGGCCCGACAAGAAGGGCCGCATCGAGATCCTCAAGGTGCACATGAAGAAGGTGCGCCTGGCCGAGAATGTCGACGCAGACGCCGTTGCCGCGCTCACCCCTGGCTTCACGGGCGCGGATCTCGCCAATCTCGTCAACGAAGCCGCGCTGCTGGCGACGCGACGCGCCGCCGAGGCGGTGACCATGAGCGATTTCACCAATGCGGTCGAGCGCATGGTCGCAGGTCTGGAAAAGCGCAACCGCCTGCTCAACGCCAGGGAACGCGAGATCGTCGCCTATCACGAGATGGGGCACGCCCTCGTCGCGCTCTCACTGCCGGGGACCGATCCCGTGCACAAGGTCTCGATCATCCCGCGCGGTGTCGGCGCGCTCGGCTACACCATCCAGCGGCCGATCGAGGACCGCTTCCTGATGACCAAGGAGGAGCTGGAGAACAAGATGGCGGTGCTGCTCGGCGGCCGCGCCGCGGAGCTGATCGTGTTCGGGCACTTGTCGACCGGTGCGGCGGACGACCTGCGCCGCGTCACCGATATCGCCCGCAGCATGGTGACGCGCTACGGCATGTCGGAGCGTCTCGGCAGCGTTGCCTATGAGCGCGATCCCGGCAACTTCCTGGCCGGCCCTGACCGCCCCTATCCGACGCGCGAGCGCGACTATGCCGAGGAGACCGCGGCCGCGGTCGACCACGAGGTGAAAACCATCGTCGACCAGGTGTTCCAGCGCACCCAGGGCATCCTGACCACGCGGCGGCCGATCCTGGACCGCGCCGCAAAGAAGCTGCTCGAGAAGGAGACGCTGGAGCAGAGCGACATCGATGCGCTGATCCGGGAGATGCCCAAGGAAGGGCTGCGGGCGATCTAG
- a CDS encoding HTH domain-containing protein, which yields MEDRPHESATYLWVAETILRKYGRALRARQIVTYGMEEGLFGDAELSRTPQKSMQARLSVDILEKGTRSRFLRTERGKFFLRDLVNPKESSSGTAEYTAVRHAPRPPSEDVLVVPRSHYASLLGFQGIRLDYEETLKSLVETQSLRYMPRVEAETDSSYKQFVTYTIIQQRDRILAFKRGRYNRAAAFLRGARCIGFGGHVTEEDLSILSYPDRGIRANAARELSEEIRLASGAPKINMDEIEPLGFLNDDSSDVGVRHVAAVLRYWAPEDSEWKAPTRGEASVSQLKWLKINSPEIDLLEFEYWSQLCLRKFFPTFVSSKPAFKVLRKSAFEEPHLLVVTGSIGSGKSSTTRRLCQRAGYVELNSGAVLADLLGIPPVPNTPRDEFQKRAYEFITSKDGPRNLAQSLATRASSLGAIRVIVDGIRHAETLEELRARSSLRVSTLFVYTPPDVAYELYKIREVSDISLHEFMDHYNAPVETEVRSLIEEADAIIYNWYGLESFELVVDNLIGELGVAR from the coding sequence TTGGAAGATCGGCCGCACGAGTCCGCAACTTACCTATGGGTCGCGGAAACAATTTTGCGGAAATATGGACGCGCTCTTCGGGCGCGCCAGATCGTTACCTATGGCATGGAGGAAGGCCTGTTTGGTGATGCAGAGCTTAGCAGAACTCCTCAAAAATCGATGCAAGCCAGGCTAAGCGTCGACATTTTGGAGAAGGGGACACGGTCGCGCTTTCTGCGAACTGAAAGAGGTAAATTCTTTCTGAGGGATCTGGTCAATCCGAAGGAGAGCTCCTCTGGGACCGCTGAATACACTGCAGTGCGGCACGCTCCTAGACCACCTTCCGAGGATGTTCTGGTAGTCCCAAGGAGCCATTATGCTTCCTTGCTCGGGTTTCAAGGCATCAGACTCGACTATGAAGAAACACTAAAATCGCTGGTCGAGACGCAATCACTTCGATACATGCCGCGTGTCGAGGCTGAAACAGATTCTTCGTACAAGCAGTTTGTCACATACACTATAATCCAGCAGCGGGATCGCATCCTCGCTTTCAAGCGCGGGAGATACAACCGAGCCGCTGCATTCCTGCGAGGAGCCCGTTGCATTGGCTTTGGCGGCCACGTGACGGAAGAGGATCTGAGCATACTATCGTATCCCGATCGAGGGATCCGAGCGAATGCAGCACGTGAACTTTCCGAGGAGATTCGACTGGCGTCGGGAGCCCCGAAAATAAATATGGACGAGATAGAGCCATTAGGATTTCTCAACGATGACTCTTCAGACGTCGGCGTAAGGCATGTAGCTGCCGTCCTACGATATTGGGCTCCAGAGGACTCGGAATGGAAGGCGCCGACCCGAGGAGAAGCTTCCGTCTCACAATTAAAGTGGTTGAAGATCAATAGCCCTGAGATTGATCTTCTAGAATTTGAATACTGGTCACAGCTCTGCCTACGAAAGTTCTTTCCGACATTCGTCAGCAGCAAACCCGCGTTCAAAGTCTTGCGGAAGTCCGCATTCGAGGAGCCTCACCTCTTAGTCGTAACAGGCTCCATTGGATCTGGTAAATCTTCCACCACACGGCGGCTATGTCAGCGAGCTGGATACGTCGAGCTAAATTCGGGCGCCGTTCTCGCCGATCTTCTCGGAATTCCGCCGGTACCTAATACACCGCGCGACGAATTCCAAAAGCGCGCTTACGAGTTCATCACCTCCAAGGACGGCCCGCGCAATTTAGCTCAATCCCTAGCGACGCGAGCTTCGTCACTTGGAGCTATCAGGGTGATTGTGGACGGTATTCGGCATGCCGAAACACTAGAGGAACTGCGGGCGCGCTCAAGCCTAAGAGTATCCACCCTGTTCGTCTATACTCCTCCGGACGTCGCCTATGAACTGTATAAAATAAGAGAAGTGAGCGACATTTCGCTCCACGAATTTATGGACCACTACAATGCGCCAGTCGAGACGGAAGTCAGGTCCTTGATTGAAGAAGCGGACGCCATAATATACAACTGGTACGGGTTAGAATCATTTGAGCTGGTTGTCGACAATCTCATAGGGGAGCTCGGGGTTGCACGATAG
- the groL gene encoding chaperonin GroEL (60 kDa chaperone family; promotes refolding of misfolded polypeptides especially under stressful conditions; forms two stacked rings of heptamers to form a barrel-shaped 14mer; ends can be capped by GroES; misfolded proteins enter the barrel where they are refolded when GroES binds) translates to MAAKDVKFATEARERMLRGVDTLANAVKVTLGPKGRNVVIEKSFGAPRITKDGVTVAKEIELEDKFENMGAQMVREVASKTSDLAGDGTTTATVLAQAIVKEGAKAVAAGMNPMDLKRGVDLGVDAIVADLKSHAKKITSNDEIAQVGTISANGDTEIGRFLAEAMQKVGNEGVITVEEAKSLHTELEVVEGMQFDRGYISPYFVTNAEKMKAELEDPYVLIHEKKLSGLQAVLPLLEQVVQSGKPLLIIAEEVEGEALATLVVNRLRGGLKVAAVKAPGFGDRRKAMLEDIAILTGGTVISEDLGIKLENVTVKMLGRAKKVVIEKENTTIVDGAGAKKGIEARSQQIRAQIEETTSDYDREKLQERLAKLAGGVAVIRVGGATEVEVKERKDRVDDALHATRAAVEEGILPGGGVALLRALKALDGVKTANADQKAGVDIVRRAIQVPARQIVQNAGEDGSVVVGKLLENQTYTWGFNAATGEYQDLVQAGVIDPAKVVRTALQDAASVASLLITTEALVAEKPKKTEAPSAPAMDF, encoded by the coding sequence ATGGCTGCCAAGGACGTGAAGTTCGCGACCGAGGCCCGCGAGCGAATGCTGCGGGGCGTCGACACACTGGCGAATGCGGTGAAGGTCACGCTCGGTCCAAAGGGACGCAACGTCGTTATCGAGAAATCGTTCGGCGCTCCCCGCATCACAAAGGACGGCGTCACCGTCGCCAAGGAGATCGAGCTGGAGGACAAGTTCGAGAACATGGGCGCCCAGATGGTGCGCGAGGTCGCCTCCAAGACCAGTGATCTCGCCGGAGACGGCACCACCACGGCGACCGTGCTGGCGCAGGCCATCGTCAAGGAGGGCGCCAAGGCGGTCGCTGCCGGCATGAATCCGATGGACCTCAAGCGCGGCGTCGACCTTGGCGTGGACGCGATCGTCGCCGACCTCAAGTCGCACGCCAAGAAGATCACCTCCAACGACGAGATCGCCCAGGTCGGCACCATCTCCGCCAACGGCGACACCGAGATCGGCCGTTTCCTGGCGGAGGCGATGCAGAAGGTCGGCAACGAGGGCGTGATCACGGTCGAGGAAGCCAAGAGCCTGCACACCGAGCTCGAAGTGGTCGAGGGCATGCAGTTCGACCGCGGCTACATCTCGCCCTATTTCGTCACCAACGCCGAGAAGATGAAGGCCGAGCTCGAAGATCCCTATGTGCTGATCCACGAGAAGAAGCTGTCGGGCCTGCAGGCCGTGCTGCCGCTGCTGGAGCAGGTCGTGCAATCCGGCAAGCCGCTCCTGATCATCGCGGAGGAGGTCGAGGGTGAGGCGCTGGCGACGCTGGTCGTCAACCGCCTGCGCGGCGGCCTGAAGGTGGCAGCCGTCAAGGCGCCGGGCTTCGGCGACCGCCGCAAGGCGATGCTGGAGGATATCGCGATCCTCACCGGCGGCACCGTGATCTCCGAAGATCTCGGCATCAAGCTCGAGAACGTCACCGTGAAGATGCTGGGCCGTGCCAAGAAGGTCGTGATCGAGAAGGAGAACACGACGATCGTCGACGGCGCCGGCGCCAAGAAGGGTATCGAGGCGCGGAGCCAGCAGATCAGGGCGCAGATCGAGGAAACCACCTCGGACTACGACCGCGAGAAGCTTCAGGAGCGCTTGGCCAAGCTCGCGGGCGGCGTCGCGGTAATCCGTGTCGGCGGCGCGACCGAGGTCGAGGTCAAGGAGCGCAAGGATCGCGTCGACGACGCTCTGCATGCGACCCGGGCCGCGGTCGAGGAAGGCATCCTGCCGGGCGGCGGCGTGGCACTGCTGCGCGCGCTCAAGGCGCTCGACGGCGTCAAGACCGCCAATGCCGACCAGAAGGCGGGCGTGGACATCGTGCGCCGCGCCATCCAGGTCCCGGCGCGGCAAATCGTGCAGAATGCGGGTGAGGACGGCTCCGTCGTCGTCGGCAAGCTGCTCGAGAACCAGACCTACACCTGGGGCTTCAATGCCGCGACTGGCGAGTACCAGGATCTGGTGCAGGCCGGCGTGATCGATCCTGCCAAGGTCGTCCGCACCGCCTTGCAGGATGCGGCCTCGGTGGCCTCGCTGCTCATCACGACCGAAGCGCTGGTGGCCGAGAAGCCGAAGAAGACGGAAGCGCCGAGCGCTCCCGCGATGGACTTCTAA
- a CDS encoding recombinase family protein yields MSKPIVRKLRCAVYTRKSSEEGLDMEFNSLEAQREACEAYVASHKQEGWLLVPDQYDDGGFSGGTLERPALKRLLADIEAGKVDVVVVYKIDRLSRSLMDFSKLVEAFDRRTVTFVSVTQSFNTTTSMGRLTLNILLSFAQFEREVTGERIRDKFAASRKKGMWMGGWAPFGYEVKDRKLVINDQDAETVRWIFRRFVTLGSATLLARELKQKDVRNRYGQAIDKGVLYKLLNNRTYIGDAVHKRTAYPGEHSAIIERKLWDQVHAILQESPRKRAAKHRAQTPALLKGLIFDSAGVAMSPTHTRRRGKLYRYYVSQQTIKGAAAPSAAFRVPAGEIEEIVIDQVRRVLASPELIVATWKKMRIHMPGTTERRVRDALVDFDQVWGELFPAEQSRILQLITAKVVVAPAKVDVHLRVDGFASLIAELNGKATTMEAA; encoded by the coding sequence ATGAGCAAGCCGATCGTGCGCAAGCTGCGGTGCGCGGTCTATACCCGCAAGTCCAGCGAGGAAGGCCTGGACATGGAGTTCAACTCCCTGGAGGCCCAGCGGGAGGCATGCGAGGCCTATGTTGCAAGCCACAAGCAGGAAGGTTGGCTTCTCGTTCCTGATCAGTATGACGACGGCGGTTTTTCCGGCGGCACGCTGGAGCGCCCCGCCCTCAAGCGCCTCTTGGCCGACATCGAGGCCGGCAAGGTAGACGTGGTCGTGGTCTACAAGATCGACCGGCTGTCGCGGTCGTTGATGGACTTTTCCAAGCTGGTGGAAGCTTTCGACCGACGCACGGTCACCTTTGTCTCAGTCACGCAGTCCTTCAACACAACGACCTCCATGGGCCGGTTGACGCTCAACATCCTGCTGTCCTTTGCCCAATTCGAGCGCGAGGTCACCGGCGAGCGCATCCGCGACAAGTTCGCGGCTTCTCGCAAGAAGGGCATGTGGATGGGCGGCTGGGCGCCGTTCGGCTACGAGGTCAAGGATCGCAAGCTGGTGATCAATGACCAGGATGCGGAGACTGTCCGGTGGATCTTCCGCAGGTTTGTGACCCTAGGCTCCGCCACGCTCCTCGCCCGAGAGCTTAAGCAGAAGGACGTTCGCAATCGCTACGGCCAGGCCATCGACAAGGGCGTGCTCTACAAACTGCTCAACAACCGGACCTACATAGGGGACGCCGTTCACAAGCGCACTGCGTATCCCGGCGAGCACAGCGCCATCATCGAACGCAAACTTTGGGACCAGGTGCACGCCATTCTTCAGGAAAGTCCTCGTAAGCGCGCGGCAAAGCACCGGGCGCAGACCCCTGCTCTGCTCAAGGGGCTGATTTTCGATTCCGCTGGCGTTGCAATGTCTCCGACCCATACTCGCCGTCGAGGCAAACTGTACCGCTACTACGTCAGCCAGCAGACCATCAAAGGCGCGGCGGCACCCAGCGCGGCATTCCGCGTCCCCGCAGGTGAGATTGAGGAGATCGTCATCGACCAGGTCCGGCGCGTGCTCGCCTCGCCCGAGTTGATTGTCGCGACCTGGAAGAAAATGCGTATTCATATGCCCGGGACCACCGAGCGGAGGGTCCGCGATGCCCTCGTCGATTTTGACCAAGTCTGGGGCGAGTTATTCCCTGCCGAACAATCCCGTATCCTGCAGCTTATTACGGCTAAGGTGGTCGTCGCCCCTGCAAAGGTTGATGTGCACCTTCGGGTGGATGGCTTCGCGTCGCTCATCGCCGAGCTCAATGGCAAAGCTACGACTATGGAGGCGGCGTGA
- the groES gene encoding co-chaperone GroES — protein MHFRPLHDRVLVRRIDAEEKTARGIIIPDTAKEKPQQGEIIAVGPGGRNEQGQLVPLDVKVGDRVLFGKWSGTEVKIDGEELLIMKESDLLGVAEQAGTLKKAA, from the coding sequence ATGCATTTCCGCCCGTTGCACGACCGTGTGCTCGTGCGCCGCATCGATGCCGAGGAGAAGACCGCCCGCGGCATCATCATTCCCGATACCGCCAAAGAGAAGCCGCAGCAGGGCGAGATCATCGCCGTCGGGCCGGGCGGGCGAAACGAGCAGGGCCAGCTCGTGCCGCTCGACGTCAAGGTCGGCGACCGGGTGCTGTTCGGCAAGTGGTCGGGCACCGAGGTCAAGATCGACGGCGAGGAGCTGTTGATCATGAAGGAAAGCGATCTTCTCGGCGTGGCCGAGCAGGCCGGCACGCTGAAGAAGGCGGCGTAA
- a CDS encoding DUF2924 domain-containing protein, translating into MASGGVLAQISALRSAPVGTLKARWRELFGSEPPPYNRRFLESRLAYRIQELAYGGLSADTVRRLEALAADLPSKGRKPVRHKNSDRPVSGTRLIREWKGVEHRVTVRDSDFEYQGRPYKSLSAVARAITGTRWNGLVFFGLKSQRASV; encoded by the coding sequence ATGGCTAGCGGCGGCGTTTTGGCGCAGATTTCGGCCCTTAGGAGTGCCCCCGTGGGCACGCTGAAGGCGCGCTGGCGCGAGCTGTTCGGCTCGGAGCCGCCTCCCTACAACCGCCGCTTCCTCGAAAGCCGGTTGGCGTACCGGATCCAGGAGCTGGCGTACGGCGGCCTGTCCGCTGACACCGTCCGGCGCCTGGAGGCCCTGGCCGCCGACCTGCCGTCCAAGGGCAGAAAGCCCGTTCGGCACAAAAATTCGGACCGCCCCGTCAGCGGCACCCGTCTCATTCGGGAGTGGAAGGGCGTCGAGCACCGGGTGACGGTGCGCGACAGCGACTTCGAGTACCAGGGCAGGCCTTACAAATCGCTTTCTGCGGTCGCCAGAGCCATCACGGGGACGCGGTGGAATGGCCTCGTCTTCTTTGGCCTGAAGAGCCAGCGGGCATCAGTATGA
- a CDS encoding phage/plasmid primase, P4 family — MTASFDLVFEVEGSTMNSREREGAGKPGSSMAAAALANAAKGWPVFPCHPETKQPLVKADADPVTGKAIPASGGLKKATTDKAQIEAWWRKYPNAMIGVPTGTPIGAFVVDIDAGTDSKTGEVYDAVEILGRLEATLGCPLPPTRICRTPRGGLHLYFRLPEGGAAMPRNRAGILKRVDVRGEGGYVIVPPSLRSDGAGYVWQSADDAAEAWAPAELLGFLAAPSRRDGLRQPSARTTSKEAYGMKALADEIRVLRDAADGTRNDTLFHSSIKLAQLVASGHLDEIVARSALESVARQWPNFQKSKTTIASGFARGLAEPRSVPTRAVKNRPAERVDDLAPPAPKIAASILERLGLDEHHQIQLDRELAQCPLTDLGNAERFARRMQDRLMAVPTRGWFQWDGCRWTMNGAEDAARIAAQYVARSIQREADALSETEEDAVVEVRSPGAKCEREIRLSDKLRDWGRETENDRHLTALRRQAEPMMAIDQARLDADPMKINTKNGTLKVNRSCGDEDPISFYPHDPADLITKVIDADYDASATCPVYDAFLKKVQPSPKVQRFLHQWAGLGLTGDTSEQKLLFFWGKGRNGKTTLVEAWASIYGDYACSLAVETFMDNGRGRSGGQATPDLALLPGIRFVHTDEPARNARLSESHVKLLTGGDTIQARELNKGFFSFKPQFKLTMSGNYRPKVDGGEASQGTWRRLIMVRWAITVPEQEVDRQLSAKLKAEASGILNRLLDGLRDWIDHGLVVPEEIKETTEEYRSDSDVLGRFLQECTMRAEGQRLSNAELHNLFVVWSRKNGERPWTKKSLTSAMKERDYEQSRGEERYWKDIVATKAAGDFAVSASAEDDLEGEEAENDS; from the coding sequence TTGACGGCCTCCTTCGACCTCGTTTTCGAGGTGGAAGGAAGCACGATGAATAGTCGGGAAAGGGAGGGGGCCGGGAAGCCCGGCAGCAGCATGGCGGCCGCGGCGCTGGCGAACGCGGCGAAGGGCTGGCCGGTTTTCCCGTGTCATCCCGAGACTAAGCAACCTCTCGTCAAGGCAGACGCGGATCCGGTCACCGGCAAAGCCATCCCAGCGTCCGGCGGCCTCAAGAAGGCCACTACTGACAAGGCGCAGATTGAAGCTTGGTGGCGAAAGTATCCTAACGCCATGATAGGGGTGCCGACAGGCACGCCCATAGGCGCCTTCGTGGTCGATATCGACGCCGGAACGGATAGCAAGACAGGCGAGGTCTATGACGCCGTGGAAATCCTCGGTCGTCTCGAGGCCACGCTGGGGTGCCCGCTGCCGCCGACAAGGATCTGCCGCACTCCGCGCGGCGGTTTGCATCTGTACTTTCGATTGCCCGAAGGTGGCGCGGCGATGCCACGCAATCGTGCCGGCATCTTGAAGCGGGTCGATGTGAGAGGGGAGGGCGGATACGTCATTGTTCCTCCTTCACTTCGGTCAGACGGCGCTGGTTATGTTTGGCAGAGCGCGGACGATGCTGCCGAGGCCTGGGCGCCAGCCGAACTGCTGGGTTTTTTGGCGGCACCATCTCGCCGCGATGGTTTGCGCCAGCCCAGCGCCAGAACAACCTCAAAAGAGGCCTACGGTATGAAGGCCCTTGCTGATGAAATCCGTGTCTTGCGCGACGCAGCGGATGGTACTCGCAATGACACGCTGTTTCATAGCTCCATAAAGCTGGCGCAACTTGTAGCCTCCGGGCATCTCGACGAAATAGTCGCTCGCTCCGCCCTTGAATCGGTGGCCCGGCAGTGGCCAAACTTTCAAAAGTCAAAAACAACAATCGCCTCTGGCTTTGCGCGCGGTCTCGCCGAACCGAGGTCAGTCCCCACGCGCGCAGTCAAAAATCGACCTGCTGAGCGGGTTGATGACCTCGCGCCGCCGGCACCGAAGATCGCCGCCTCTATTCTCGAGCGCCTCGGTTTGGATGAGCATCACCAAATCCAACTCGACAGAGAATTGGCTCAGTGTCCCCTGACGGACCTAGGTAATGCTGAACGCTTTGCCCGCCGGATGCAGGATCGGCTGATGGCGGTGCCGACGCGGGGTTGGTTTCAGTGGGACGGCTGCCGGTGGACGATGAACGGGGCGGAGGACGCAGCGCGAATTGCGGCGCAGTACGTGGCACGCTCCATCCAGCGCGAGGCGGATGCGCTCTCCGAAACTGAAGAAGACGCCGTCGTTGAAGTTCGCTCTCCTGGTGCCAAATGCGAGCGGGAAATCAGGTTATCCGACAAATTGAGGGACTGGGGTAGAGAGACAGAAAACGATCGGCATTTGACCGCACTTCGCAGGCAGGCCGAGCCGATGATGGCGATCGACCAGGCGCGGCTCGATGCCGATCCGATGAAGATCAACACGAAGAATGGGACCCTTAAGGTCAATCGCAGCTGCGGCGACGAAGATCCTATCAGCTTTTATCCTCATGATCCCGCCGATCTGATCACGAAGGTCATCGATGCCGACTACGACGCAAGCGCGACGTGTCCGGTGTACGACGCCTTTTTGAAGAAAGTTCAGCCCTCACCTAAAGTGCAGCGCTTCCTGCACCAATGGGCTGGACTCGGGCTGACGGGCGACACGTCAGAACAGAAGCTGCTGTTCTTCTGGGGAAAGGGACGCAACGGCAAGACAACGCTGGTGGAGGCGTGGGCGTCGATTTATGGCGACTACGCGTGCTCGCTTGCCGTTGAAACCTTCATGGACAATGGCAGGGGGAGAAGCGGAGGTCAGGCGACGCCGGATCTCGCGCTCCTCCCGGGAATTAGGTTCGTCCATACTGATGAGCCGGCGCGTAACGCGCGCTTGTCGGAAAGCCACGTAAAGCTACTGACCGGAGGCGACACGATCCAAGCCCGGGAGCTGAACAAGGGCTTCTTTAGCTTCAAGCCGCAGTTCAAGTTGACGATGTCGGGCAACTACCGGCCGAAGGTGGACGGCGGCGAGGCGTCTCAGGGCACGTGGCGCCGCCTGATCATGGTGCGCTGGGCAATTACGGTTCCCGAGCAAGAGGTTGATAGACAGCTATCGGCAAAGCTCAAGGCGGAGGCTTCGGGCATCTTAAACCGATTGCTAGATGGCCTTCGCGATTGGATCGACCACGGCCTGGTCGTCCCCGAGGAGATCAAGGAGACGACAGAGGAGTACCGCAGCGACAGCGACGTCCTTGGTCGCTTCCTCCAAGAATGCACCATGCGGGCGGAGGGGCAGCGCCTGTCTAACGCAGAGCTCCACAACCTGTTTGTCGTTTGGAGCAGGAAGAACGGGGAGCGGCCATGGACAAAGAAGAGTTTGACCAGCGCTATGAAGGAGCGGGACTACGAGCAGTCCCGAGGGGAGGAGCGCTATTGGAAGGACATCGTGGCCACCAAGGCGGCGGGTGACTTCGCGGTCAGCGCCTCGGCTGAGGACGATTTAGAGGGTGAGGAGGCCGAAAACGACAGTTGA